GGCGAAAAACTGGATCTAAATCAATCAAATAGTAGAAACGTTTGATCACTGTCATACAAAACGCATGAAGTGTTGAAATATTCGCTTGCGGTAATAACACTAATTGCTTTACATAATGAGCCCGCAACTGATTATTATTTTCTTGATTAATACTTTGTCGAAGCGCTTTTTCAATTCGTTCTTTCATTTCACTTGCGGCAGCTTCGGTAAACGTAACAATAAGTAGACGATCAATATCCGCACCACTTTTCAATTTTTCAATCACACGTCGAACTAAGACAGTTGTTTTACCAGATCCTGCTGAAGCAGAAACCAATAAATTATCTCCACCGTCAAAAACGGCTTGCCATTGACGGTCTGTAAAGCGTTCATTTTCCGGTCTAACTGGAATTACTGAATTTGTTCTAGGCATCGCCGTTTTCCTCCTTAATATCTTCTAAAATTTTTGATTTTGATAAATTAGGAATTTCATGATAATCATTTTGCGTAAGCATCACATCAAAACCACATAGACTGCGAAAAGGACAAAAATTACATGCTTTTTCACCATTATTTTTTTTATAAGGATTCAAAGTAATTTCACCTGTCACAATATTTTCAGCGGCATTTTTCATTAAATTGCGGTTATGTTGTCGTAATAATTCCAACTCTTCTGCTTGATAAAAAGCTGTTGAATTACTTTCTTTAGTCAAGATACCGTCTTTATTACTTAAAATTGGATAAATAGTGGAACGTTCCTTTATATCTAAGGTATTATCCAAAAGTGGATATAATTCACTGTCTTCTGCGAAAATCCCCTTATATTTATATGCCTTCAATACTTCAGCCAAGCTCGCTTCTTCTGCTTTTAGTACCGGATCATGAATTCGCATATAGTAAGCACCCGCAGCTTTCACATCACGTGTACCTACTAATTCAGCCGCATTTACCAATGCCACATCTAAATAAGTCAGCAATTGCATTGCTAAGCCAAAGTAAGCATCTGTTAAATTGAAGTCTTTTGTACCCGATTTGTAATCAATAACCCCAAGCCAGGTATGATCATTGGATTGTGCTGTATCCAAACGATCAATTTTCCCTCGCACTGCCAATTTTCCGCCTGTTGATAAAGAAGCTTCAATGCCTTTAATCCCATTAGTTCCAGCTAATTGACCAAATATAATTTCCGTTGCTAACGGGGTCATTTTGGTCCGCTGACTTTGTTTATGCAACGCCCAGATTACTTTTTTTATTGTCTTGCCTAAACGGTAACGTAAATAATGCATTCGGGCAGAACTCTGTAAAATCATAAATCGAGGCTCAGCAAAAATCTGTTGTAAAACAGTGTCGATTAATTGTTGTGCTTCTTTTTCATCCAACTCTACTAATAACTTCTGTTTTGCAAAAACAGCTTGCAAAAATAAATCCAATGCGTCATGGAACAGCGTCCCTGTTGTAAGAGCGTCTAAGCCAAATAATTCCCGCTCTTTCAACCGTAATCCGTAATTGGCAAAATAACGGTAACTACACTGATAAAAACTTTCCATTTGAGAAATTGAAGAGTATAAGTCTTTACCATAAAGCTTTTCTGCCACATCTTTTGGTAATGTTACCGGAACATTAATGTGATTGCGACTTTCAAAAGCGCGCCGTGCTAATTTTTTATAAGATGAGCTAAGCAATATATTTTCCAAAGTCCGCCATTTTGAGCTTAACTCCACCTTTTCATCTTTAGCAAGACGATATAATAAATTCAATTGCCCAACCAAATTACGATAAGTCGAGACAAAATTTTCCGGTTCACTTACTAAAGTTAATTCTTCTAACGCTATAACCTTTAAGTCACCTTGCGCAACAAAACGTTGCAAATACGGCGATATACGTAAATTTTGTTCCGTATCATGATTGGTAGCATAACTTAAGAATAGTTCATCGCAAGCGGATAAAAAGACTTTGTACGCAACAAAAGGTGCTTTGGCCACGCTTTCTGTCCTAAGATCTCGTAGTTGTTTTTCACTTGTTAAACGAGTATTTAAAATCTCTCTGTCTTCTACCGTTAATAGACTGTCATCTGAAACCAGAGTAGGAAAATTCTTATCGTTTAAACCAATAGCAAAAGTAATTTTTGCTTGGCCAATCCGAGCTAAATCTAGCTGGTTTAACTGAATCTGATCAATAGCAGAAGGAACTTTCCCATAAAAAGTACTATCCAGTCCCGTGGTAAAAAGTAAGCTAAAATTCGCTAAATTAAAAGGATCTTCTCCGTAAATTTCAACATAATCATCCATGAGCGCCATCAAAGCTGACCATGTTTGTTCATGATTGCGCCCCAGTTCCAAGTTGCCAGCTGCAATATCTTTTTCACGCCAATCTTTAATTCGCTCATCTACTTTAATCGCTATTAAAAACTGATACAGTTTTTCGACAGCTTCTTTTGCTGTTTTACTTTTTTGTAAACGTTGCAAAAATTCTGCAATTTTAGCGGCAAAAGCCCTCCGTAGTCGATTGCTTTGTCGCGTCAATTCGTCAGCATCTTCTTGTTCTGTATTTTCAAAATCATATTGAATGATTTGCCAATCTTCTTTACGCGTCCAAAAACTCCCTTGAAAATTGAATTTTAAAGCAATATTTTCCGTCTGATCTACAATATTGCGATAAGTTTGCAAGCCGTCATTTTGCTCTTCAAAAAAATAATCCGGAATAAACAGTTCTGTTTTTAAAAGTCGCATAATATCACTTAAACGATAATGATACTCACCTAGAGCAAATAGCGCCTGTAAAAATTCTACTAAGGGATGCTGCGCCATGGAAATCTGCTGATCCAAATAAAAAGGAATGGCTAATTCATTAAAAACTGGTGCAATCAAATGTCCATATGTTTCTAGATCATTGGTTAGGATTTGAATATCTTGATAGCGATATTGTCCACTAGCAACCAGCTTTCGGATTTCAGTGGCCACACGGTTAACTTCATCGGTCGGTTTTAATGCTTGCCAAAGATGAATACTTTCTTTTGGCAAAGCAAAAGTAGCGCCATCACCTCCGTTTTGGGTTTTACGCCAAAAACTTTCTACTGCTTCCTGCAAAGTATCTTCCTTTGACGGTGCAGCTTTTAAATCAATTAAAATTTTTGTCCCATTTTCACGGGCAGTTTGTAAAAGCTGATAATAAATCTTTCCGGTATCATGGAATAAATCTAAAGACTCCGGTGGATTTTCTACGTACGCCTTATCTAATACTAAATCTAATAAAACATGACCATTTTTAGCGAGTGTTGTTAATAAGCAGCGTTCTTGAGCATAAAGTGTTTGAAAATCAGTAGCAATAAATAACGTTTTACTTAAATCAGGCGGACCAAAAAGGCTGCTACTATTTTCACCATTTAAATAAGCCGTCAACAAAGCTAAGGGATCTACTACCTGTAATTCACGCTTTATTAATTCTGCTTCATATTGTGACAAAACTAAACTTAATTCGGCAAATTTCAAACGCTGATCCGCATTTGCTTCCACCCCAGACAAAGTGGTAACCAAATCTTCTGGTGTGAGATTACCTACTTTTAATTCTTGATATAACCCTAATAACTTAGTCGAAAAACCTAATTTTTCAACTTCACCACGATACAGTAATAAATCTTCTTTACTTTCTTCCAATACTTTTTGCAACAGCATCAGACTACCAGCCTCTGAAAGTGTTTGGTTGGCTAATTGTCCCGTTTTTTGCAGATAAAACCAAGCTAAGCGGTAAAAACTAAAAACTTGAGCACGAATTGTTGAAAAAGAAGTCGTATCTTCTGGTTTCAACGCTTTTAGAATCTCTTGTTCTTGTTCAAACTTATTGTAGTTAGGCACCAAGAAAAAGACTTGGTTTTCTGTATCTTGATTCAACCATTCTTGGGCTTTTTTTATATACGATTGGCGATGATCTAAAGCACCATTGCCAATTAGAAATTGTAAAGTCATGTCAAACTTCCTTTCTTGGAAAAAGCAATTGAAGTTGTCTTGTTACTAGCCTAGTATAACAAAAAAAAGCTGACAACTTGAACGCATTCGTTCAATTATCAACTTTATTTTCACTCTTAAACATTACTTATTTATTAATAAATCCAATTTCTTTTAAAGGCCAAAAAACAAATTTGACATCTCCAGAAACTGTACTCTCATCAATAAATCCAATGGAGCGTGTGTCTTTTGAAATCCGTCGATTATCCCCTAAAACTAAAATTTTACCCGCGGGTACTTTTTCAAATTTAAAACTGGCTTCTTGATTTGGACTTAATGTTAACGGCATTCCATCAGTCAATTGTTTTTTGTACTCAGCTAAATAAGGTTCTGCAACCTTTTTTCCATTAATAAATAGTTGATCATTTTGATAACTAATTTCATCTCCTGGTAAGCCAATTACTCGTTTAATATAGTATTTGTCTGGTTCATCTGGTGCGGGAAAAGTTACAATATCAAACCTTTTCACTTTAGTATTTAACAACGCAATTACCCGTTCTCCATCTTGCAAGGTAGGGTCCATTGAATCCCCTTTAACAACTACCGGTGTAAAAATAAATAAACGTACTGCTACTAATATCACAACTAAGCCAATTAAAAAGAGTGCTGATTTGAGCCATTCATAATTTTTATTTTTCAAACGTGTTATCCTTCTTCCTCATATTTTCCTAAATTAATATTACCATAGTGTCCTTTTTTCACCAAAATTTGCGACTAGTAATAAGAAAAATTTAAATGAGCATATTAGTTTACTAACTAAATGTAAGTATGTATACTAACGGTGTTACTTAATTAAAAAAAGGTGGTTATTACATGTCAAACTTTTTAGAAGCAATTAAAAATCGTCGTTCAATCTACGCATTAGGACGCAACGTTGAACTTAAGGAAACAGAAATTGAAAATCTTATTAAAGAAGCAGTTAAATATAGTCCTACTGCATTTAACGCACAATCTCCCCGTGTCGTAATCTTGTTTGGGCAAGCACACGAAAAATTATGGGAAATGACTGAAGAAGCGTTAAAACCGCTAACACCTGCAGAAGCATTTCCTAACACACAAGCAAAATTAGCTGGTTTTAAAGCCGGTTTTGGTACAGTTTTATTCTTTAAAAACACAGATACAGTAAAAACTTTACAAGAACAGTTTGCTTTATATGCTGATAACTTTCCTGATTGGGCAGAACAATCAAACGGAATTGCAACAGCAAATACTTGGACTGCCTTAGAAGAAGCAGGTCTTGGTGCCAACCTTCAACATTACAACCCAGTAATTGACGCAGCAGTTGCAAAAGAATGGAATATTCCTGAAAATTGGCAATTACGCTCTCAATTAGTATTCGGTTCAAAAGAAGCCGAAGCTGGTGAAAAAGAATTTTTAAGTGACGACGAACGTTTCTTAACTTTTAAATAATTTAAACACAAAAATAGACTAGCCGCTAAACAATTGTTTGGCGCTAGCCTATTTTTTTTCGTCTAATAAAATGTCAATTGGCGTCCCTTCTTTTAAATGTGTTGCTAAAAATTCTACAATTTCTTCTAACGGTTCGTTTAAAACAAATAATGGACCACGCATACCCCGTCTAAAAAAATTCACTTTTACTTGATTTTTAGTTTTTAACAAAACGATTCGGTCAACTTCAGTATATGGAATACCTCTTTTATCCATTGGGTTAACACTAATATGATTTTCAGCAAAGCCTTTAGCATCTATTAAAAAACTTAAAATGATTAACCCTGCTAGAATGCCCCGAACATTCTCATCTAAAGTTGTCGGATTCACTATAACCATGAGAATAGCGCCCAAGCCTAAAACTAGAATTAAATAAAAGCTCGTAGATTTACGTCTAGATTTAAAGATAATTTCTCTTTCTATTAAGAATAAGTACGCAAACAACACCAGCACAAAAATTAACAGTAAAATTGTAAATGTTGCCAACTATTCTCCCCTCCTTTTACTTTAATCTTACCATAAAAACGTTACCAGCAAAATTCGAAGTACCCTATCTTCAGAGAAAAGAAGCTACTATTTTCTTTATTTCTTAAATTTCGATACAATAAGAAAAGAAGAAAAAAGATAGAGGAGTGTTAATATGGATAATTTTTTTAAAACATTTCGGGAAAACTTATTGTTAAGTGGGATTGGCTATAGTATTTTAGGTGTTTTAATCTTGATCAAACCAGAACCTTTCTTCAATATAATCGTCTACATTTTCGCAGCTTTCTTTGGCGTTATGGGTATTATTAACTTAATCAACAATCAGCGCGCAAAAAAAGGGGGGTATTCTAGCTCTCAACTAACAACGGGTATTCTACTCTTAGTAGCTGCCTTGTTAATTTTGATTTTTGCTAAGGGAATTGTTTCTATTATTCCCTTTTTCCTAGGGCTATTTATTCTAATCAGTGGAATTACCCAATTGATGCAGGAATTACAATTAAAAAAAGACGGCGTAGCTCGCACTGGATGGTTTATTTTTAGCATCTTAATGATTATCGCCGGTGCATTACTCTTATTTAATCCATTTCGTAGTGTTTTACTCGTTTTCCAAATTTTCGGTGGATTATTAGTTGTCTTAGGCGTTTCGCGCTTAATTGATTTTTTCCGTTTAAGAAATCTTTAAAATCATCATTATGACAATCTTTTTAAAGTTTTTCGCCGCTTTTTTTAATCATTCCCCGTTATAATACTGTTGTTATCAGCGAATACGGGAGGTGAAAATATGCCAATTGAAAAAAGCCAACTAAAGCAACAACCTGTAATTATCGTAAAAGACGATCGGGGGCAGATATTAAGAAAAGTTTCTGTAAAAGAATGGATGGAAAATCATCCTTTTGATAATACCAAAGAAGATTTTGAATTAAAATTGTATCGTGAAGCTTTAAATTATTTTTATTTAAAGAATTATGATCAAGCAGAAGATTTATTAATTTATCTTTGTGAAGGAACCGCTTATCAGCGTTATGAATATACAGAACGCTTAGCCACTTTGTATCACACCCAAAATCGTTTGGATAAAGAACGGTGTATTTTACTCCTTGCCAAAAGAGCCCAGGAAAAAAATAACGCTCCAAAAGAGTTACTCCATCGGATTACAAGACGTTTGAGTAAAGTTGACGAACTACTCAACCACTATCAAAAAACTAACAATCTTTTAGTTTTAAATTAAAAATAGCTCACTGGCTGATTACAACTCAATCATCTAGTGGGCTATTTTTTACTCTTAGTCTTTATTTTTCAGCTGAACTACCACTTTTTACTATTTGACTGGTACCGTCAGCATAATTTAGTTTCACATTATCTTGAACATTAAAAATATAAACATTAAATTGAATGGTATCGCTATTTACTGACTGCGCCATTAAATGAACCCCGCGTGCTAAAAGTTCGTTATTGCGAAATATGGGTGTTACTTCATAACGGACAAAATGATCTTTATCTTGCTCCAAATAATACTTAATATCCATTTCAAAGCGTAACATTTCAGGGTTATTAAGTTGGCGCGTACCAGTAATCAAATTCTGCCAATTTGCGTTCTCTCCTGCTAAAGCAAATCCAATTAAATGAGAACGATTATACAAATAGCTACCGCCTATTTTTTTATTTCGCCAACCAGTAGGTGTTACTTTTGAAATATCACCACGCTTTTTTGTGGGCATCAAACTTTGATTTAGTAACGCTTCAGCCCCAGTTGCTCGATTCAACGTATCCAGTGGATAGTATTTTTCCCATGCACCTTCTTTAGTAGATAATTCTGCCTTTGAAAAAGTTGGGCGACCATGATTAATTTCAATCGTTTGTTGCCCATCAAAATTTAACAGCGCTAATTTATTTTTTAAAGCCTGTAGTTTAGCACTACTCTGTTGGCGACTATTCTGTTTTGAATCATTTTTTGTCGAATCGACTGTCTGAGACGTTGCGTCAAAAAGATCTGATTGTGACTCGCTTGTAGTAATTATTGTGGATTCTGCTGTATCTTTATCTTTATTTGTAACCTGCTGTTGATTAACTGGCTCTAACAGTCCGCTTCCTGTTAATAAAGCGACTACTGCTGTAGCCATTAAAACTAAACTCGGCTTTTTTTTACGCTGCCTTTTTATAGCTTGAATCAAAAAAATAATCCCGATGATTATTCCCAATAGGCCACCTAATATTAAAATAGTATCCATCTGTTTCCTTCTTTTCTATAAATTTAAATCACCTTTATACACTAGCAAATGGCTTTTTAGAAAACAAGCAGAAATATTCCACTCCTTGTATTTTTTCTTTTCATCTGCCAAAAATTACTAGTCCTTTTCCTTGAAATAAAAATTTCATTGACATAAAATAAATCATAGTTTCAATTTATGCGGAGTTGGTGGAACGGCAGACACGTATGCTTCAGGCGCATATGTCCATGATGGACGTGAGGGTTCAAATCCCTTACTCCGCATTTTTATGAGTAAAATAATTCCAAGTTTTTGTCGCAAGATTACTGTACTGAAGGAAAATATTTTATTCCTAAGCATTTTTTAACCAATACAAATTAGTTAGGAGAAATTTTATGCCATTTATCGCTATTTTAATTGATGCCTTAACTTTAGGCGCTTATTTTTTACAACTAAATAATAATTCTAATACCTTGCGTTTTTTAGGATTGATTTTTCAGGGAGTAATGACAGTTCTATTACTACTGTTGCTAATTGGTTATCATGGCAAACGGCACACGGGCTATCGACCGGAAGGATATTCGTATTTCACCATTCGTTTTGGTATAATGGTATTTTCTTTTCTAATTAATGCCATTGTCCTGTTCCTTTATATTTTAAACTTCATTGGAGCGAATAATCTAATTTTTTCTAATTTCTAATAAGTATTAATTATTTTATAAGTTCTATCTTAAAATAATTAGTCTGCTAATAATCTGTTATACTTAATCCTACGCGAAAAATATTGTTATGCGATAGATTAATTTATTTCGTTGAATTTAATCAAACTGGCGTAACTTAGGAGTTACATGGATGTATTAGAGGTTAGGGAATACATCGTTTAAACGAGAAATAACTTGAATTTTTAGTAATAGTCTTGATCCAACCTTAAATAATAATATTGATTAGTCAGATAGCCTTCTCTAGTAATAGAGAGGGCTATTGTCCATTTTAAAGAACTTTTTTGTTTTTTTCTTTACAAAACAAACGCGTGTTCGTATAATTAAGTTATCAAATTAGTTGGAAGTGATTTTATTGTCCTCTTATCAAGATCGTAAACTATTAAAATGGAATGGTTTTTATTTATCAGAACACACTCGTCAGTTAGCCGTGTCAAAAGCAAAAAAGGTACATATCTGGCCTGCTAAAATTGCGATGGACAAAAGAAGAATCGACCAAATCTTATATGAAGCCCAGTTGAAAGATCGCTGGATTGCCATTCAAAAAGAAGAAGTAGACGAGGAAGGCCACTATTTTCCTGATATTATCGGCAAAATACAAGGCTATGATGAATTAGGAATTTATCTTGCAAATCAAAAAGTTGATTACGATGAAATAAGAAATGTCGCTTTTACAACTGTGCCAAAATGGTCCGAATTGGAGGAATAGTGATGATGAATTTAAAAGGTACTGTTCATCAAATCAAAATCTTAAAAATATCTGATCAGCCTTTGGTCTACTTTCAATTAAATGACTTTCATTGCCTAATTGCTACCCATGCGCTGAATTTTTTAGCCGATGTAGCTATCGGCAGTACAATTAGAATTGCGGGTTATTATAACTCACGTAAGCAGTTTATCGTAAAAAAATATAGTCTCCTTGGGAAATCACAAATTGTTATTGCATTTGAAAACAGCTTATATCCGCCTAAACATATTTAATTTCTAACTGAAAAAAGAAGCATTTTACTGCTTCTTTTCGTAGATTGTTTCAATTATTTGATTAGCTAAATAAAATACACGATCATGACTCTTTGGTCGCGGCGATGCTGCATTAAGCCAATCCAGTCCCTCCAAGGGAATGCCATAGCAAAAAATATGAGGCTGCAGTTTTCCTTTACTGTCAATTATTTGATGTGTCTGGCGATGAACTAATAGCGCCCCTGTCTCATGTTTCTCTCCTTCAAAAATAACAATATGAGGGGCTAAGTAGCCTTTGTCACGCATTTTGTTGATTAGTGGATTTTTCGTTTTTGCTAAATCCGTCTTTGGTAAGCGCGCTTCAATTAGATTTTTTCCTTTAAAGCAACGCTTTTTATCTTTTTTACTGTATGCAATAAATTCTCCATTCTTTTGTTCTACTACCATCTCAGGGGCTAAAAAATCGACAAAGCCAGCTTTATAAAAAGCTGCTAGTTGTTTTTGTCGAATAACAGGCGCACCAATTGCTAAAAAGCTGTAGCTTCGATTAAAATCTCCCCAAAAATCTTGATAATATTCTTTTGGCGCAAATTTTTCATGATCTAACATATAATTAAAAGGCGCCTGGAGTTCTTTAAACGTATCTATTGCCGCGGCAATTGCACCTCTTTTATTTCCTAGTTCTGCTTGTTTAATATCTTCTTGTAAATAATTAAAAATGAATTCAGAAAAATCTGTTGCAGGAATATCTTGAGCAGGGTTCAAAAGTTTGTCCCAATCTAATTTATAATGCTTTGGAATGCAGTATTTTTTCAAAAGTGTATTGGTATCTTGTTTCTGATAATCAAACAAAAATTTGACCATATCAACGTTACTGTTCTTAAGAGCTATTTTGTAATAAACCAATTCCGCTTCTTTTTTTAATCTATCAACTATCTCTGTGACGGACCCTTGGAATTGGGTCATAAATTTTTTTGTTAGAATTTGTGGCTGTGCCTCTTCTCCAGGCAATTTTTGATTGATTGGGCGTGCACGATAAGGCACGCCTCTACCCGAACCAACGATAACTTTTTCTTCTCTACCTGAGGGCTGATAAATTATTTCACCTTCTTTTTCAATAAACTTGCCTCCCCATTTATTGACCAATAAAGATAAGTAGTCATAAAAACTCAGTCCTACCCCTCGAATAATGATAGCCCCTTGTACCAAATTTTCTAATGGCACATCAACAGGATTAGCTGGACCCTGATAGAATAATTTATTGGCTTTTGCGAAAGTTCGATTTTTTTTCTCTTCTTTACTATCTTGATTGGATGCGTGTCCTGTTGCCAAAATTACATCTGAAACAGGATATGTCTTTTCTCCTGTTAAAATGATTTTATCTGCTACAACTGTTAAATCTATGATTTTTTCTTTCATAAAATGTACCGTAACAGATTCTGGTATTTTCTTTAAGATTTCAGAAAAAAACCACCGCTGATAGATCCCGTAATACCGACGTGAACAATAATCATTTTTAGCCAAATTTGTCTCAAAGAGAAATTCTTCTTCCGCTAATAAATTTAGTGAAGCTAAAAAATCTATTGCTTCATTTTGACTCCATTCTCCAAGATTAGGCCCTTCATCTTCTGAAAATAGTGTTACGTGTTGCATGACCGTATTCATTATCACTTCACTACTTTGATTGCTACGCCATACTTTGCCTCCTGGTCCATGAGGATCAAAAATTAAAATGGTTACTTCTTCATTAAGTGCGACTGCTTTTTTAACTAAAGTATTTAAAGCAATTAACCCAAACGGTCCACCACCGATAATCGCAATTTTTTTCATTTCTTGTCCTCCTTTTTATTATGAAATAGTTGAAAGTAATCATTTTCTTACCTATCTAATTTGATTTATTATCAGGTCAGCTATTCTATATGTTTTTATTTACTACTCTTAGATTAAAGAATAATGGTAGCGCATGCAAATCTAAACTCTAATTATAAAAAAATGAGCCCAGAATTGGACTCATCTTTTCTTATGCAATCTTTTCAGTTCGGATAAAATAACCTTCTGTTGATTCACTAATTTGATTTAGAATGTGAAAACCCTCTTCTTCATCATAGCGAGGCACTTCAAATAGCAGCACCTGTTGTCTTCTTTGCGGAACACCAATAATTAATTCATCTGAAACCATGTGCATTGCCATAATATTAGAAATTTGTCGTCCTAATTTAGACAACTCCTGCACATTTTTATCTAAACGCCATTGCGAATTATTCATTAAACGCAAACTACTAACCAAAATACCACTCTTGATTGTCTTCTCAGCTATAACAGGACGCCACATTTAAGCCACCTGCTGACTAAGAAGATACTCTTCAATTGTAATTGGCGAATCACTTGCTACAGTTACGGTTATTAAACTACGAAATTTTGTTGCAACTTTCTTTAAATTTTCGGCTTCTTTTAAGGTACAATCGATGTAAAAAATGACACCATCATACTCTTCTTCAAAGTTAGTTAAAAACTTTTCAGCTTGTATCAGCCACTCATCTTTATGTGTTAAACTTTCATAAAAAATAACTTGTTTGTTACGCAAATAATTTTCAGGCAACTTATTAGGAAAACCAACCACTGCAATTTTTTCTCCTGTATGGTGTCGTTTTATGTGTTCCCACACATGATTTATTTTTCGTGCATTTCCTTTGATTATATACATTTTCGCTACTCCTTAATTTTTGATTATTTTCTTATGACGGCAATAGCTTACCATCCCTTGTCCTTCTTGCAAGACTATCACCTCCTCTAATCCCAAATAAGTAATAACGACTACTTACAACACTATCAAATAAATTATTTAAAGCAACTATCGTAAGAAAACGGTAAATAACTTTCTTACCAAGTTCTTATATACTTCCTTCAAAAAGTAAAATAAGAACGATGCCAGTTGGTCTTAGTACAAAAAAACTACCCAAAGGATTGTATCTTTGGGTAGTTTTTTTCAGTTATCATATTTTCCATCATTACTAAATACAAAAAATACTAATAGCCCCACACCTATTATGGAACAAGCAGCACCAAGTAACGGAACAACTTTCCCCATCTCAGTCACAGTCATAAGAATTGAGCCACCCACAAAGAGAAAACCTGACGCAAGTAGATTTTTCATAATACACTCCTTTGTAAGACAGGACGGTTTAGCGAATTTTTTCTTGTAGGAAATTGGTACAATTATTATACCTGATTCTTTTATTCGTAAACAATTATACTGCTTATGCTTATATCTTATTTAAGCTATCATCAAAATAGAATGTTCAACGCTATTTAACTGTTTAAAAAATGAACTAATTTTTTAAACGTCTTTTCAGCTTCTGGTTTATTAAAATCAAACTGATATTCATGACCTAATTCTGGTTTGTCATAAGAAATCTTTGTTACTGACAAATTTTGCTTTTTCAAAGCATCAACAGTCTTATCCATCTGTTTTGTAAACGTCTTTTGATTACCATCAGTGAAAAAGAAGTCTTGGGAAAACTCTTTTGCGTGTTTTGCCAAAGATAAATTTTTGATTTCTTCCCTATTTGAAAAATTTTTAT
The genomic region above belongs to Enterococcus saigonensis and contains:
- a CDS encoding FAD/NAD(P)-binding protein, which translates into the protein MKKIAIIGGGPFGLIALNTLVKKAVALNEEVTILIFDPHGPGGKVWRSNQSSEVIMNTVMQHVTLFSEDEGPNLGEWSQNEAIDFLASLNLLAEEEFLFETNLAKNDYCSRRYYGIYQRWFFSEILKKIPESVTVHFMKEKIIDLTVVADKIILTGEKTYPVSDVILATGHASNQDSKEEKKNRTFAKANKLFYQGPANPVDVPLENLVQGAIIIRGVGLSFYDYLSLLVNKWGGKFIEKEGEIIYQPSGREEKVIVGSGRGVPYRARPINQKLPGEEAQPQILTKKFMTQFQGSVTEIVDRLKKEAELVYYKIALKNSNVDMVKFLFDYQKQDTNTLLKKYCIPKHYKLDWDKLLNPAQDIPATDFSEFIFNYLQEDIKQAELGNKRGAIAAAIDTFKELQAPFNYMLDHEKFAPKEYYQDFWGDFNRSYSFLAIGAPVIRQKQLAAFYKAGFVDFLAPEMVVEQKNGEFIAYSKKDKKRCFKGKNLIEARLPKTDLAKTKNPLINKMRDKGYLAPHIVIFEGEKHETGALLVHRQTHQIIDSKGKLQPHIFCYGIPLEGLDWLNAASPRPKSHDRVFYLANQIIETIYEKKQ